A single Pan troglodytes isolate AG18354 chromosome 19, NHGRI_mPanTro3-v2.0_pri, whole genome shotgun sequence DNA region contains:
- the GGT6 gene encoding glutathione hydrolase 6 isoform X4, translating to MERAEEPVVYQKLLPWEPSLESEEEVEEEETSEVLVLNPWRHQDSSRNKAGGLPGTWARVVAALLLLAVGCSLAVRQLQNQGRSTGSLGSVAPPPGGHSHSPGVYHHGAIISPAATCSHLGRELLVAGGNVVDAGVGAALCLAVVHPHATGLDCCEPREQCPGRRGQQRLCAPSHLLAQLLLWLCTPVPKHWGSAQQPGGQVYH from the exons ATGGAGCGGGCAGAAGAGCCCGTGGTCTATCAGAAGCTGCTCCCCTGGGAGCCAAGCTTGGAGTcggaggaggaagtggaggaggaggagacatcAGAGGTGCTGGTTCTAAACCCCTGGAGGCACCAGGACTCTTCCAG GAACAAGGCTGGCGGGCTGCCCGGAACCTGGGCCCGTGTAGTggcagccctgctgctgctggctgtTGGCTGCTCCCTGGCTGTGAGGCAGCTCCAGAATCAGGGCAGGTCGACAGGAAGCTTGGGCTCTGTGGCCCCTCCACCCGGCGGACACTCCCACAGCCCTGGCGTATACCACCACGGTGCCATCATCAGCCCTGCAG CCACATGCTCCCACCTAGGCCGAGAGCTGCTTGTTGCCGGGGGCAACGTCGTGGATGCTGGAGTTGGAGCTGCATTGTGCCTGGCAGTGGTGCATCCTCATGCCACGGGGCTAG ACTGCTGTGAGCCCCGAGAGCAGTGCCCTGGCCGCCGTGGACAGCAGCGGCTCTGTGCTCCTTCTCACCTCCTCGCTCAACTGCTCCTTTGGCTCTGCACACCTGTCCCCAAGCACTGGGGTTCTGCTCAGCAACCTGGTGGCCAAGTCTACCACTAG
- the GGT6 gene encoding glutathione hydrolase 6 isoform X2 — protein sequence MERAEEPVVYQKLLPWEPSLESEEEVEEEETSEVLVLNPWRHQDSSRNKAGGLPGTWARVVAALLLLAVGCSLAVRQLQNQGRSTGSLGSVAPPPGGHSHSPGVYHHGAIISPAGRELLVAGGNVVDAGVGAALCLAVVHPHATGLGAMFWGLFHDSSSGNSTALTSGPAQTLAPGLGLPAALPTLHLLHARFGRLPWPRLLVGPTTLAQLGFLVDTPLARALVARGTEGLCPLLCHADGTPLGAGARATNPQLAAVLRRAALAPTSDLAGDALLSLLAGDLGVEVPSAVPRPTLEPAEQLPVPQGILFTTPSPSAGPELLALLEAALRSGAPIPDPCPPFLQTAVSPESSALAAVDSSGSVLLLTSSLNCSFGSAHLSPSTGVLLSNLVAKSTTSAWACPLILRGSLDDTEADVLGLVASGTPDVARVMTHTLLRHLAARPPTQAQHQHQGQQEPTEHPSTCGQGTLLQVAAHTEHAHVSSVPHACCPFQGF from the exons ATGGAGCGGGCAGAAGAGCCCGTGGTCTATCAGAAGCTGCTCCCCTGGGAGCCAAGCTTGGAGTcggaggaggaagtggaggaggaggagacatcAGAGGTGCTGGTTCTAAACCCCTGGAGGCACCAGGACTCTTCCAG GAACAAGGCTGGCGGGCTGCCCGGAACCTGGGCCCGTGTAGTggcagccctgctgctgctggctgtTGGCTGCTCCCTGGCTGTGAGGCAGCTCCAGAATCAGGGCAGGTCGACAGGAAGCTTGGGCTCTGTGGCCCCTCCACCCGGCGGACACTCCCACAGCCCTGGCGTATACCACCACGGTGCCATCATCAGCCCTGCAG GCCGAGAGCTGCTTGTTGCCGGGGGCAACGTCGTGGATGCTGGAGTTGGAGCTGCATTGTGCCTGGCAGTGGTGCATCCTCATGCCACGGGGCTAG GTGCCATGTTTTGGGGCCTCTTCCACGATAGTTCCTCAGGCAATTCCACGGCCCTGACATCAGGCCCAGCACAGACCCTGGCCCCCGGCCTGGGGCTGCCCGCGGCTCTGCCCACCCTGCACCTGCTGCATGCACGCTTCGGCCGCCTGCCCTGGCCACGCCTGCTAGTGGGCCCCACCACGCTGGCTCAGTTGGGCTTCCTGGTGGACACACCCCTGGCAAGGGCTCTGGTGGCTCGGGGCACAGAAGGCCTCTGTCCACTACTTTGCCATGCTGATGGGACACCCCTGGGCGCTGGGGCCCGAGCCACCAACCCACAGCTGGCAGCTGTGCTTCGCAGGGCAGCCCTTGCTCCCACCTCAGACCTTGCTGGGGATGCTCTACTGAGTCTGCTGGCGGGAGACCTGGGGGTGGAGGTGCCCTCGGCTGTGCCCAGGCCCACTTTGGAACCAGCAGAGCAGCTACCTGTGCCCCAGGGCATCCTGTTCACCACCCCCAGTCCCTCAGCTGGCCCAGAACTGCTGGCACTGTTGGAGGCAGCCCTGCGCTCCGGGGCGCCCATCCCTGACCCCTGCCCACCGTTCCTGCAGACTGCTGTGAGCCCCGAGAGCAGTGCCCTGGCCGCCGTGGACAGCAGCGGCTCTGTGCTCCTTCTCACCTCCTCGCTCAACTGCTCCTTTGGCTCTGCACACCTGTCCCCAAGCACTGGGGTTCTGCTCAGCAACCTGGTGGCCAAGTCTACCACTAGTGCCTGGGCCTGCCCCCTCATCCTCCGtggcagcctggatgacacagaggCTGATGTGTTGGGGCTTGTGGCTTCAGGGACCCCTGATGTGGCCAGGGTCATGACTCACACCCTACTCAGGCATCTGGCAGCAAGGCCCCCTACCCAGGCCCAGCACCAGCATCAGGGTCAGCAAGAACCAACAGAGCATCCCAGCACTTGTGGCCAAGGGACCCTGCTCCAGGTGGCAGCCCACACAGAGCACGCCCATGTCTCCAGTGTCCCCCATGCCTGCTGCCCCTTCCAGGGGTTCTAA
- the GGT6 gene encoding glutathione hydrolase 6 isoform X5, with amino-acid sequence MERAEEPVVYQKLLPWEPSLESEEEVEEEETSEVLVLNPWRHQDSSRNKAGGLPGTWARVVAALLLLAVGCSLAVRQLQNQGRSTGSLGSVAPPPGGHSHSPGVYHHGAIISPAGRELLVAGGNVVDAGVGAALCLAVVHPHATGLDCCEPREQCPGRRGQQRLCAPSHLLAQLLLWLCTPVPKHWGSAQQPGGQVYH; translated from the exons ATGGAGCGGGCAGAAGAGCCCGTGGTCTATCAGAAGCTGCTCCCCTGGGAGCCAAGCTTGGAGTcggaggaggaagtggaggaggaggagacatcAGAGGTGCTGGTTCTAAACCCCTGGAGGCACCAGGACTCTTCCAG GAACAAGGCTGGCGGGCTGCCCGGAACCTGGGCCCGTGTAGTggcagccctgctgctgctggctgtTGGCTGCTCCCTGGCTGTGAGGCAGCTCCAGAATCAGGGCAGGTCGACAGGAAGCTTGGGCTCTGTGGCCCCTCCACCCGGCGGACACTCCCACAGCCCTGGCGTATACCACCACGGTGCCATCATCAGCCCTGCAG GCCGAGAGCTGCTTGTTGCCGGGGGCAACGTCGTGGATGCTGGAGTTGGAGCTGCATTGTGCCTGGCAGTGGTGCATCCTCATGCCACGGGGCTAG ACTGCTGTGAGCCCCGAGAGCAGTGCCCTGGCCGCCGTGGACAGCAGCGGCTCTGTGCTCCTTCTCACCTCCTCGCTCAACTGCTCCTTTGGCTCTGCACACCTGTCCCCAAGCACTGGGGTTCTGCTCAGCAACCTGGTGGCCAAGTCTACCACTAG
- the GGT6 gene encoding glutathione hydrolase 6 isoform X1 has translation MERAEEPVVYQKLLPWEPSLESEEEVEEEETSEVLVLNPWRHQDSSRNKAGGLPGTWARVVAALLLLAVGCSLAVRQLQNQGRSTGSLGSVAPPPGGHSHSPGVYHHGAIISPAATCSHLGRELLVAGGNVVDAGVGAALCLAVVHPHATGLGAMFWGLFHDSSSGNSTALTSGPAQTLAPGLGLPAALPTLHLLHARFGRLPWPRLLVGPTTLAQLGFLVDTPLARALVARGTEGLCPLLCHADGTPLGAGARATNPQLAAVLRRAALAPTSDLAGDALLSLLAGDLGVEVPSAVPRPTLEPAEQLPVPQGILFTTPSPSAGPELLALLEAALRSGAPIPDPCPPFLQTAVSPESSALAAVDSSGSVLLLTSSLNCSFGSAHLSPSTGVLLSNLVAKSTTSAWACPLILRGSLDDTEADVLGLVASGTPDVARVMTHTLLRHLAARPPTQAQHQHQGQQEPTEHPSTCGQGTLLQVAAHTEHAHVSSVPHACCPFQGF, from the exons ATGGAGCGGGCAGAAGAGCCCGTGGTCTATCAGAAGCTGCTCCCCTGGGAGCCAAGCTTGGAGTcggaggaggaagtggaggaggaggagacatcAGAGGTGCTGGTTCTAAACCCCTGGAGGCACCAGGACTCTTCCAG GAACAAGGCTGGCGGGCTGCCCGGAACCTGGGCCCGTGTAGTggcagccctgctgctgctggctgtTGGCTGCTCCCTGGCTGTGAGGCAGCTCCAGAATCAGGGCAGGTCGACAGGAAGCTTGGGCTCTGTGGCCCCTCCACCCGGCGGACACTCCCACAGCCCTGGCGTATACCACCACGGTGCCATCATCAGCCCTGCAG CCACATGCTCCCACCTAGGCCGAGAGCTGCTTGTTGCCGGGGGCAACGTCGTGGATGCTGGAGTTGGAGCTGCATTGTGCCTGGCAGTGGTGCATCCTCATGCCACGGGGCTAG GTGCCATGTTTTGGGGCCTCTTCCACGATAGTTCCTCAGGCAATTCCACGGCCCTGACATCAGGCCCAGCACAGACCCTGGCCCCCGGCCTGGGGCTGCCCGCGGCTCTGCCCACCCTGCACCTGCTGCATGCACGCTTCGGCCGCCTGCCCTGGCCACGCCTGCTAGTGGGCCCCACCACGCTGGCTCAGTTGGGCTTCCTGGTGGACACACCCCTGGCAAGGGCTCTGGTGGCTCGGGGCACAGAAGGCCTCTGTCCACTACTTTGCCATGCTGATGGGACACCCCTGGGCGCTGGGGCCCGAGCCACCAACCCACAGCTGGCAGCTGTGCTTCGCAGGGCAGCCCTTGCTCCCACCTCAGACCTTGCTGGGGATGCTCTACTGAGTCTGCTGGCGGGAGACCTGGGGGTGGAGGTGCCCTCGGCTGTGCCCAGGCCCACTTTGGAACCAGCAGAGCAGCTACCTGTGCCCCAGGGCATCCTGTTCACCACCCCCAGTCCCTCAGCTGGCCCAGAACTGCTGGCACTGTTGGAGGCAGCCCTGCGCTCCGGGGCGCCCATCCCTGACCCCTGCCCACCGTTCCTGCAGACTGCTGTGAGCCCCGAGAGCAGTGCCCTGGCCGCCGTGGACAGCAGCGGCTCTGTGCTCCTTCTCACCTCCTCGCTCAACTGCTCCTTTGGCTCTGCACACCTGTCCCCAAGCACTGGGGTTCTGCTCAGCAACCTGGTGGCCAAGTCTACCACTAGTGCCTGGGCCTGCCCCCTCATCCTCCGtggcagcctggatgacacagaggCTGATGTGTTGGGGCTTGTGGCTTCAGGGACCCCTGATGTGGCCAGGGTCATGACTCACACCCTACTCAGGCATCTGGCAGCAAGGCCCCCTACCCAGGCCCAGCACCAGCATCAGGGTCAGCAAGAACCAACAGAGCATCCCAGCACTTGTGGCCAAGGGACCCTGCTCCAGGTGGCAGCCCACACAGAGCACGCCCATGTCTCCAGTGTCCCCCATGCCTGCTGCCCCTTCCAGGGGTTCTAA
- the SMTNL2 gene encoding smoothelin-like protein 2 isoform X1, producing MEPAPDAQEARTVREALGRYEAALEGAVRALHEDMQGLQRGVERRVAEAMRLAGPLARTVADLQRDNQRLQAQLERLTRQVEALGLASGMSPVPGTPGTPSPPPAPGVPDRAPRLGSARFASHATFSLSGRGQSLDHNEASESEMRKTSNSCIMENGHQPGAGPGDGPPEIAQNFSAPDAPRPRPVSLSLRLPHQPVTAITRVSDRFSGETSAAALSPMSAATLGGLNPSPSEVITPWTPSPSEKNSSFTRSVPSSGYGAVTASKHSSSPPLVTPPQSPVSPQPPAVTQVHRQGERRRELVRSQTLPRTSEAQARKALFEKWEQETAAGKGKGEARARLKRSQSFGVASASSIKQILLEWCRSKTLGYQHVDLQNFSSSWSDGMAFCALVHSFFPDAFDYNSLSPTQRQKNFELAFTVAECPASEVHSGRPATDQA from the exons ATGGAGCCGGCCCCCGACGCCCAGGAGGCGCGCACTGTGCGCGAGGCGCTGGGCCGCTACGAGGCGGCGCTGGAGGGTGCGGTGCGCGCGCTGCACGAGGACATGCAGGGCCTGCAGCGCGGCGTGGAGCGGCGAGTGGCAGAGGCGATGCGCCTGGCCGGCCCCCTGGCGCGCACGGTGGCCGACCTGCAGCGGGACAACCAGCGGCTGCAGGCGCAGCTCGAGCGCCTGACGCGCCAGGTGGAGGCGCTGGGCTTGGCCAGCGGGATGTCCCCGGTGCCCGGCACTCCTGGCACGCCCAGCCCCCCGCCCGCGCCCGGGGTTCCCGACCGCGCGCCCCGCCTGGGCAGCGCACGCTTCGCCAGCCACGCCACCTTCTCGCTGTCCGGCCGCGGCCAG AGTTTGGATCACAATGAGGCCAGTGAGTCAGAGATGAGAAAGACCTCAAACTCCTGCATCATGGAAAATGGGCACCAGCCGGGGGCAG GTCCAGGCGATGGACCCCCTGAGATTGCCCAAAACTTCTCAGCACCAGATGCCCCCAGGCCTCGTCCTGTGAGCCTCTCCTTGCGGCTGCCCCACCAGCCAGTCACGGCCATCACCCGAGTCTCTGACAGGTTCTCTGGGGAGACCTCAGCTGCAGCTCTATCACCCATGTCTGCTGCCACCCTGGGGGGCCTCAACCCAAGCCCCAGCGAGGTCATCACGCCCTGGACTCCCAGTCCTAGCG AGAAGAATTCCTCTTTCACGCGGTCTGTGCCAAGCTCTGGCTACGGGGCAGTGACAGCAAGCAAACATAGCAGTAG CCCACCGCTGGTGACACCACCCCAGTCGCCCGTGTCCCCGCAGCCGCCAGCCGTAACTCAGGTCCATCGGCAGGGGGAGCGTCGCAGGGAGCTGGTGAGGTCGCAGACGCTGCCCCGCACCTCGGAGGCACAGGCCCGGAAGGCATTGTTTGAGAAGTGGGAGCAGGAAACGGCGGCCGGCAA GGGCAAAGGCGAGGCCCGGGCCAGGCTGAAGCGGTCGCAGAGCTTCGGCGTGGCCAGCGCCAGCAGCATCAAGCAGATCCTGCTCGAGTGGTGCCGCAGCAAGACGCTGGGCTACCAG CACGTGGACCTGCAGAACTTCTCCTCCAGCTGGAGCGACGGCATGGCCTTCTGCGCCCTGGTACACTCCTTCTTCCCCGATGCCTTTGACTACAACTCCCTGAGCCCCACGCAGCGGCAGAAGAACTTCGAGCTGGCCTTCACCGTGGCCGA GTGCCCAGCTTCTGAGGTGCACTCTGGGAGACCAGCCACAGACCAGGCATGA
- the SMTNL2 gene encoding smoothelin-like protein 2 isoform X2, giving the protein MEPAPDAQEARTVREALGRYEAALEGAVRALHEDMQGLQRGVERRVAEAMRLAGPLARTVADLQRDNQRLQAQLERLTRQVEALGLASGMSPVPGTPGTPSPPPAPGVPDRAPRLGSARFASHATFSLSGRGQSLDHNEASESEMRKTSNSCIMENGHQPGAGPGDGPPEIAQNFSAPDAPRPRPVSLSLRLPHQPVTAITRVSDRFSGETSAAALSPMSAATLGGLNPSPSEVITPWTPSPSEKNSSFTRSVPSSGYGAVTASKHSSSPPLVTPPQSPVSPQPPAVTQVHRQGERRRELVRSQTLPRTSEAQARKALFEKWEQETAAGKGKGEARARLKRSQSFGVASASSIKQILLEWCRSKTLGYQHVDLQNFSSSWSDGMAFCALVHSFFPDAFDYNSLSPTQRQKNFELAFTVAENLANCERLIEVEDMMVMGRKPDPMCVFTYVQSLYNHLRRFE; this is encoded by the exons ATGGAGCCGGCCCCCGACGCCCAGGAGGCGCGCACTGTGCGCGAGGCGCTGGGCCGCTACGAGGCGGCGCTGGAGGGTGCGGTGCGCGCGCTGCACGAGGACATGCAGGGCCTGCAGCGCGGCGTGGAGCGGCGAGTGGCAGAGGCGATGCGCCTGGCCGGCCCCCTGGCGCGCACGGTGGCCGACCTGCAGCGGGACAACCAGCGGCTGCAGGCGCAGCTCGAGCGCCTGACGCGCCAGGTGGAGGCGCTGGGCTTGGCCAGCGGGATGTCCCCGGTGCCCGGCACTCCTGGCACGCCCAGCCCCCCGCCCGCGCCCGGGGTTCCCGACCGCGCGCCCCGCCTGGGCAGCGCACGCTTCGCCAGCCACGCCACCTTCTCGCTGTCCGGCCGCGGCCAG AGTTTGGATCACAATGAGGCCAGTGAGTCAGAGATGAGAAAGACCTCAAACTCCTGCATCATGGAAAATGGGCACCAGCCGGGGGCAG GTCCAGGCGATGGACCCCCTGAGATTGCCCAAAACTTCTCAGCACCAGATGCCCCCAGGCCTCGTCCTGTGAGCCTCTCCTTGCGGCTGCCCCACCAGCCAGTCACGGCCATCACCCGAGTCTCTGACAGGTTCTCTGGGGAGACCTCAGCTGCAGCTCTATCACCCATGTCTGCTGCCACCCTGGGGGGCCTCAACCCAAGCCCCAGCGAGGTCATCACGCCCTGGACTCCCAGTCCTAGCG AGAAGAATTCCTCTTTCACGCGGTCTGTGCCAAGCTCTGGCTACGGGGCAGTGACAGCAAGCAAACATAGCAGTAG CCCACCGCTGGTGACACCACCCCAGTCGCCCGTGTCCCCGCAGCCGCCAGCCGTAACTCAGGTCCATCGGCAGGGGGAGCGTCGCAGGGAGCTGGTGAGGTCGCAGACGCTGCCCCGCACCTCGGAGGCACAGGCCCGGAAGGCATTGTTTGAGAAGTGGGAGCAGGAAACGGCGGCCGGCAA GGGCAAAGGCGAGGCCCGGGCCAGGCTGAAGCGGTCGCAGAGCTTCGGCGTGGCCAGCGCCAGCAGCATCAAGCAGATCCTGCTCGAGTGGTGCCGCAGCAAGACGCTGGGCTACCAG CACGTGGACCTGCAGAACTTCTCCTCCAGCTGGAGCGACGGCATGGCCTTCTGCGCCCTGGTACACTCCTTCTTCCCCGATGCCTTTGACTACAACTCCCTGAGCCCCACGCAGCGGCAGAAGAACTTCGAGCTGGCCTTCACCGTGGCCGA
- the GGT6 gene encoding glutathione hydrolase 6 isoform X3, whose product MERAEEPVVYQKLLPWEPSLESEEEVEEEETSEVLVLNPWRHQDSSRNKAGGLPGTWARVVAALLLLAVGCSLAVRQLQNQGRSTGSLGSVAPPPGGHSHSPGVYHHGAIISPAGAMFWGLFHDSSSGNSTALTSGPAQTLAPGLGLPAALPTLHLLHARFGRLPWPRLLVGPTTLAQLGFLVDTPLARALVARGTEGLCPLLCHADGTPLGAGARATNPQLAAVLRRAALAPTSDLAGDALLSLLAGDLGVEVPSAVPRPTLEPAEQLPVPQGILFTTPSPSAGPELLALLEAALRSGAPIPDPCPPFLQTAVSPESSALAAVDSSGSVLLLTSSLNCSFGSAHLSPSTGVLLSNLVAKSTTSAWACPLILRGSLDDTEADVLGLVASGTPDVARVMTHTLLRHLAARPPTQAQHQHQGQQEPTEHPSTCGQGTLLQVAAHTEHAHVSSVPHACCPFQGF is encoded by the exons ATGGAGCGGGCAGAAGAGCCCGTGGTCTATCAGAAGCTGCTCCCCTGGGAGCCAAGCTTGGAGTcggaggaggaagtggaggaggaggagacatcAGAGGTGCTGGTTCTAAACCCCTGGAGGCACCAGGACTCTTCCAG GAACAAGGCTGGCGGGCTGCCCGGAACCTGGGCCCGTGTAGTggcagccctgctgctgctggctgtTGGCTGCTCCCTGGCTGTGAGGCAGCTCCAGAATCAGGGCAGGTCGACAGGAAGCTTGGGCTCTGTGGCCCCTCCACCCGGCGGACACTCCCACAGCCCTGGCGTATACCACCACGGTGCCATCATCAGCCCTGCAG GTGCCATGTTTTGGGGCCTCTTCCACGATAGTTCCTCAGGCAATTCCACGGCCCTGACATCAGGCCCAGCACAGACCCTGGCCCCCGGCCTGGGGCTGCCCGCGGCTCTGCCCACCCTGCACCTGCTGCATGCACGCTTCGGCCGCCTGCCCTGGCCACGCCTGCTAGTGGGCCCCACCACGCTGGCTCAGTTGGGCTTCCTGGTGGACACACCCCTGGCAAGGGCTCTGGTGGCTCGGGGCACAGAAGGCCTCTGTCCACTACTTTGCCATGCTGATGGGACACCCCTGGGCGCTGGGGCCCGAGCCACCAACCCACAGCTGGCAGCTGTGCTTCGCAGGGCAGCCCTTGCTCCCACCTCAGACCTTGCTGGGGATGCTCTACTGAGTCTGCTGGCGGGAGACCTGGGGGTGGAGGTGCCCTCGGCTGTGCCCAGGCCCACTTTGGAACCAGCAGAGCAGCTACCTGTGCCCCAGGGCATCCTGTTCACCACCCCCAGTCCCTCAGCTGGCCCAGAACTGCTGGCACTGTTGGAGGCAGCCCTGCGCTCCGGGGCGCCCATCCCTGACCCCTGCCCACCGTTCCTGCAGACTGCTGTGAGCCCCGAGAGCAGTGCCCTGGCCGCCGTGGACAGCAGCGGCTCTGTGCTCCTTCTCACCTCCTCGCTCAACTGCTCCTTTGGCTCTGCACACCTGTCCCCAAGCACTGGGGTTCTGCTCAGCAACCTGGTGGCCAAGTCTACCACTAGTGCCTGGGCCTGCCCCCTCATCCTCCGtggcagcctggatgacacagaggCTGATGTGTTGGGGCTTGTGGCTTCAGGGACCCCTGATGTGGCCAGGGTCATGACTCACACCCTACTCAGGCATCTGGCAGCAAGGCCCCCTACCCAGGCCCAGCACCAGCATCAGGGTCAGCAAGAACCAACAGAGCATCCCAGCACTTGTGGCCAAGGGACCCTGCTCCAGGTGGCAGCCCACACAGAGCACGCCCATGTCTCCAGTGTCCCCCATGCCTGCTGCCCCTTCCAGGGGTTCTAA